A segment of the Streptomyces sp. XD-27 genome:
AAGAGCCGCGCGAGGTTCTCGTCCCCGAAGAGCTCGCCGGCCAGCTGCGACTCCCGGGCCCGCATCCAGTTGCGGTTGCCCTTGACCGTGTTGATCTCGCCGTTGTGGGCGACGAAGCGGTACGGGTGGGCCAGCGGCCAGCTCGGGAAGGTGTTGGTGGAGAACCGCGAGTGCACCAGCGCGACGGCGGAGGCGAAGCGGCGGTCGGACAGGTCCGGGAAGAACGGCTCCAGCTGCCCGGTCGTCAGCATGCCCTTGTAGACGATGGTCCGGGCGGACAGCGACGGGAAGTAGACGCCCGCCTCGCGCTCGGCGCGCTTGCGCAGCGCGAACGCCTTGCGGTCCAGGGCCAGCCCGGTGTTCTCACCATCCGAGACGAAAAGCTGGGCGAAGGCGGGCATCGTGGCGCGGGCGCCGTTGCCGAGCAGTTCGGGGGTGACCGGCACCTCGCGCCAGCCGAGGACGGTGAGGTTCTCCTCGGCGGCGATCCGCTCGATGTGCGTGGTGGCGGCGGTGCGCTCGTCCGCGTCGTCCGGGAGGAAGGCGATGCCGACGGCGTACGCCCCGGGCTCCGGGAGCGGGAAGTCGGTGCTCTCCCGCAGGAAGGCGTCCGGAACCTGGACGAGGATGCCAGCGCCGTCGCCGGAGTCGGGCTCGGAGCCGGTGGCGCCGCGGTGTTCCAGGTTCCGCAGGACCGTCAGGGCCTGCTCGACAAGTGCGTGTGCGGCCTCACCGGTGAGCGTCGCCACGAAGCCCACGCCACAGGCGTCATGCTCGTTGCGCGGGTCGTACATCCCCTGGCGGGCGGGGTAAGACGCAGTGGACGCAGCACGCATCGGCTCTCCCGTCGTCGTCATGGCATTTGCGAGTGCCGAGGGACGACGTTGGCCCTCTGCGAATTTTCGTGCAGGTTACATGATGCCCCGCTTCTCGAGAAGCGGATTCCCCGTTTCAGCATGCGGACAGCCCGTACGGAGGGCAAGCGGGGCGGGAAGGGGCGAAACGGCCGCCGGCTCCCGGAAGCGGAATGGGCGACGCTGCCCATGCGCCCGGTCCTTATGCCCGCCGGTTAAGGATCTGAAACCGCTGGGTAACGGCGGCGCTCAACTCGTTACCGGCTGGTACGGAGGGCGGGTCAGCCTAGAGCCGTACCGAACAAGGCGCCCAGGGCGTACGTCACACCCGCGGCCGCCCCACCCAGCGCCAGCTGCCGCAGCCCGCTGTACCACCAGGTGCGGGCCGTCACCCGCGACACCACCGCGCCGCAGGCGAAGAGTCCGAGCAGCGCCAGCACGACGGCCGGCCACAGCGCCGTGGCGCCCAGCAGATACGGCAGCACCGGCAGCAGCGCGCCCAGCGCGAACGAGCCGAACGAGGACACCGCCGCGACCAGCGGCGACGGCAGGTCGTCCGGGTCCACCCCGAGCTCTTCACGGGCGTGTATCTCCAGCGCCTGCTCCGGGTCCTTCGACAACTGCTCCGCGACCTTGCGGGCCAGGGCGGGCTCGACCCCCGCGACTCGTACAGCGCGGCCAGCTCCAGCAGCTCGTCCTTGGGGTGCTTGCGCAGCTCGCGGCGCTCGACCTCCAGCTCGGCCAGCACCAGCTCGCGCTGGGAGGCGACCGAGGTGTACTCCCCCGCCGCCATGGAGAAGGCACCGGCCGCGAGCCCGGCCATGCCGGTGATCACGACGGTCTGCGCGGAGACGGAGCCGCCGGCGACGCCGGTCATGAGGGCGAGGTTGGAGACCAGTCCGTCCATCGCCCCGAACACCGCGGGGCGCAGCCAGCCACCGCTGACGTCGCGGTGCGTGTGGTTGTCGCGGTGCGCGATGTGCAGCGGCGCGGAGGTCTCGATGACGGCCATGCCGGGTGCTCCCTTCCCCCTGGGACGGGCCTGTTGCCCGCTCCCCCGAGTCGAAGGTACGCACGATTTCGTGGCGCGCGCCAGCAAGGAAGGCCGAACTTACCTCGCTGACCTGCGGAAACGCTGGGCGCTTGGCCAAACGTACGAGGGTGCGCGCGCCGCCGGGTGCTGCGGGCGAGGCGAGGCTGCCCTTCCCCGGCCTGCCCCGCCCCTTCGCGAACCCGGGGGCTCCGCCGCCCCCGGCCTGCCGCGCCTCAGGGCTTCTTCGTGGGCTCCGGGGCCTCGGTGTCGTCCGCCTTGCCGCCGTCCGCCGCGGCATCGTCCGGCGCGGCTTCCGCCGCGTCGTCGTGGGCGGGCTCCGGGGAGCCCTTCGTCACCGGGTCGCGGTCAGCCGAGTCGACCGCCTCGACGGCGACATCCGCGTCCGCCGCGACCGGCTCGACCACCGTCTCCCGGCCAGGCGCCCGCCTCGCGGAGATGACCATGTACGCCACGGCTGCGAGGAAGACCACGATCGAGGTCCAGTTGTTCAGGCGCATGCCCAGGACGTGGTGGGCGTCGTCCACCCGCAGGTACTCGACCCAGAAGCGGCCGACGGTGTACGCCGCGACGTACAGCGCGAACGCCCGGCCGTGGCCCAGTTTGAAGCGGCGGTCCGCCCAGATGACCAGCAGCGCCACGCCGACGCACCACAGCGACTCGTACAGGAACGTCGGGTGGTACGTCCCGCCGACGACCCCGGCGTCGGGGTCCGCGTCGATCTTCAGCGCCCAGGGGACGTCGGTGGCCTTGCCGTACAGCTCCTGGTTGAACCAGTTGCCCCAGCGGCCGATGGCCTGGGCGAAGGCGATCCCGGGCGCGATCGCGTCCGCGTACGCCGGCAGGGGGATGCCCCGGCGGCGGCAGCCGATCCACGCGCCCAGCGCGCCGAGCGCGATGGCGCCCCAGATGCCGAGGCCGCCTTCCCAGATCTTGAAGGCGTCGACCCAGTCACGGCCTTCGCCGAAGTACAGCTCGTAGTCGGTGATGACGTGGTAGAGCCGTCCGCCGATCAGGCCGAAGGGCACCGCCCAGACGGCGATGTCAGCCACCGTGCCGGCCTGGCCGCCGCGCGCCACCCAGCGGCGACCGCCGAGCCAGACGGCCACGAAGACGCCGATGATGATGCAGAACGCGTAGCCGCGCAGCGGGATCGGGCCGAGATCGATCACGCCGGTCGACGGGCTGGGGATGTAAGCGAGGTCCATGACAGGGTCGACGCTACCTTGCCGGGCGGGAAGTCCGGCAACCCGCCCGGTGCAACAGCTGCATAACGCGTGTCACCGCTGGGCCTCGTCGACGAGCTGCCCCAGCCGGTCCGGAGTGAGCGGGTTCTTCGGGTCGCCGTAGACCTTCTTCCCGTCGAGCAGGACCGTCGGGGTACCGGTGAACCCGGATCCGGCGAACTCCTTGGCGGACTTCCGCACCCACCCGTCGTGGGTGCCGCCGTCCACGCAGCGCCGGAACGTGGCGGTGTCCAGCCCCTTGACCTGCCGGGCCAGCTCGATCAGCCGGTCCTTCTTCCCGTAGGCGTCGTCCGTCTCCTCGGGCTGGTTGGTGAAGAGCACGTCGTGGTACGGGGCGTACTTGCCGGCGTCCTGGGCGCAGGCCGCGGCGTTCGCGGCGTTGAGCGATCCGCTGCCGCCCAGGTTTCCGTCGATGATCGTGACCAGGTGGTAGTCGGTCTTCATCCGGCCCTTGCCCTCCAGGTCCCGGATGGTTCGGCCGAGGCCGCCCTCGAACTGCTTGCAGGCCGGGCAGCGGAAGTCCTCGTAGACGGTGAGGGTGGCCGGGGCGTTCGCCCGGCCGGTTTGGATCACGAGGTCGTCCTTGCCGACCGCGGCGGAGGGCGCGGTGACCGGTCCGCCGTTCCCGTCGCCGCCGTCGCCGCCCGCGACCAGCACCCCGATTCCGGCGGCGAGGCCGAGCACGGCCACCGCGATCAAGGCCACCATCAGCTGGCGCCGGCGCCTGTCCCGCGCCTCGTCCTGCCGCCGCTGCGCCCGCATCCGCGCGCGGGCGCTGTCCCGTCCATCACCGTTTCGCTGACTCACGCCCCGACAACGAGGCGGAGGAGCGCCGCTGCGCTCCTCCGCCCGCTTTCGCCCGTTCGGCCGCGGGGCGGCCACTCTTCCGGGGTCAACCGGGAGCGGTCCGGCGTGTCGTGTCAGGACGGCCGGGGCCACCGCGTCAGCGCCGTCGAGCTGGACGGTCGCGTCAGGACGACGGGCGGCCTCGGACGCCCGCGGCCAGTTCGCCCGCCAGCGTCCGCACCCGCACCAGCCCGGTCTCCACGTCCGGCGCGTCGAGCAGCCGCTTGACGAACGCCGATCCGACGATCACGCCGTCGGCGAAGCCGGCGACCTCCGCCGCCTGCGTCGCGTTCGACACCCCGAGGCCGACGCAGACCGGCAGCTCGGTGGTGCCCCTGGTGCGGCGCACCAGGTCCTGGGCCTCCTTGCCGACCGACTCCCGGGTGCCGGTGACGCCCATCAGCGAGGCCGCGTAGACGAAGCCGCTGCCCGCCGCCGTGATCTTGGCGAGCCGCTCGTCCCGGCTGCTCGGCGCGACCACGAACACGGTCGCCAGACCGTGCCGCTCGGCGGCCTTGAGCCAGACCTCGGCCTCCTCCACCGGCAGGTCGGGCAGGATGCAGCCCGCGCCGCCCGCCGCCGCCAGATCGGCGGCGAACCGCTCGGGGCCGTAGCGGTCGACCGGGTTCCAGTACGTCATGCACAGCACCGGAGCGCCGGTGGCCGCGTGCACCTCGCGGACCGTACGGATCACGTCCACGATCTTCAGGCCGCCGCGCAGCGCGATGTCGTCGGCGGTCTGGATGATCGGCCCGTCCAGCACCGGGTCGCTGTGGGGCAGGCCGACCTCGACGATGTCGCAGCCGCCCTCGACCATGGCCGAGATGGCCCGTACGCCGTCGTCGACGGTCGGGAAGCCGGCGGGCAGGTAGCCGACGAGCGCGGCGCGGCCCTCGGACTTCGCCGTGGCGAGGGCGTCGTTCAGCAGTGCGATGTTGCCGCTCACTCGGCCCCTCCGCGGAGTCGTACAGCCCGAAGTAGCGGGCCGCTGTGTCCATGTCCTTGTCGCCGCGTCCGGAGAGGTTGACCAGCAGCAGCGCTCCCTCTCCCAGCTCGCGCCCGACCTCCAGGGCGCCGGCGAGCGCGTGTGCGCTCTCGATCGCCGGGATGATGCCCTCGGTGCGGGAGAGCAGGCGCAGTGCCTGCATGGCCGCGTCGTCGGTGATCGCGCGGTACTCGCCGCGGCCGGTGTCCTTCAGATAGGCGTGCTCCGGGCCGACGCCCGGGTAGTCGAGCCCTGCGGAGATGGAGTACGGCTCGGTGATCTGGCCGTCCTCGTCCTGGAGGACGTAGGAGCGCGAGCCGTGCAGGATGCCCGGCTCGCCCTGGCTCAGGGTGGCCGCGTGCTCCCCGGTCTCGACGCCGTGCCCGGCCGGCTCGCAGCCGATCAGGCGGACGGAGTCGTCGTTGAGGAAGGCGTGGAAGAGCCCGATGGCGTTGGAGCCGCCGCCGACGCAGGCGAGGGCGGCGTCCGGGAGCCGCCCGGCGCGGTGCGTGATCTGGTGGCGTGCCTCGACGCCGATGACGCGGTGGAAGTCGCGCACCATCGCGGGGAAGGGGTGGGGTCCGGCGACCGTGCCGAAGAGGTAGTGCGTGTGGTCGACGTTGGCGACCCAGTCGCGGAACGCCTCGTTGATGGCGTCCTTGAGGGTGCGGCTGCCGGACTTCACGGCGACGACCTCGGCGCCGAGCATGCGCATCCGGGCGACGTTGAGCGCCTGCCGCTCGGTGTCGACCTCGCCCATGTAGATGGTGCAGTCGAGGCCGAAGAGGGCGCACGCGGTGGCGGTGGCGACGCCGTGCTGGCCGGCGCCGGTCTCCGCGATGACGCGGGTCTTGCCCATGCGCTTGGTGAGCAGGGCCTGCCCCAGCACGTTGTTGATCTTGTGTGAGCCGGTGTGGTTGAGGTCCTCGCGCTTGAGGAAGATCCGGGCTCCGCCGGCGTGCCGGGCGAACCGCGGCACCTCGGTCAGGGCGCTCGGCCGCCCCGTGTAGTTGACCAGCAGGTCTTCCAGTTCGGCGGCGAAGGCGGGGTCCGCCTTGGCCTTGGCGTACTCCGCGGCGACCTCGTCCACGGCGGCGACGAGCGCCTCCGGGATGAACTTGCCGCCGAACGCGCCGAAGTATCCCTCGGCGCTGGGAACCAGACCCTCCGGGTCCGGGATGAAGAAGTCAGACGACATGCGACGTTACTCCTCGGGGCGGCGCCCCCAACAAGGGTGGGTGGGAACGTGTGGCAGCAACGCTGCCACCGCGGACCGCCGCGGGCGCTACGCGCCGCGGCCGACCGCGTGACGGCGCACACTCAGTGCGCGGCCGTCCCACGCCATCGACGCCCGTTGACCTGCCCGGGCTCGCACCCGATGTGGTACCGCACGCGGCGTCCGCGGACGCGCCGTGCGGGCGCGCGGCAGCCCCGGGGCCGGCAGCCCCGGGCCAGACGCGCGTACGCCCCATGCCGGTCAGTTCCGGCCGTGCCGCAGCGCCGGGTGGGCGCCCGCCGCCACCAGGTCGGACACCGCGCCCTTGGGGTCGCGGCCGGTCACCAGGGACTCGCCGACCAGCACCGCGTCCGCGCCCTCGTTGGCGTACGCGATCAGGTCGTGCGGGCCGCGCACGCCGGACTCCGCGACCTTCACGATGTGGTCCGGAATCTCCGGCGCGACCTGCGCGAACGTGTTCCGGTCCACTTCGAGTGTCTTGAGGTTGCGCGCGTTGACCCCGATGATCTTCGCGCCCGCGTCGACCGCCCGCTCGACCTCCTCCTCGTCGTGCACCTCGACCAGCGGGGTCAGCCCGATCGACTCGGCCCGCTCGATGAGGGAGACCAGCGCCTCCTGGTCGAGGGCGGCGACGATGAGCAGCGCCAGGTCGGCGCCGTACGCCCGGGCCTCCCACAGCTGGTAGGAGGTGACGATGAAGTCCTTGCGCAGGACGGGGATGTCGACCTTGGCGCGCACCGCCTCCAGGTCCGCCAGCGATCCGCCGAAGCGACGCTGTTCGGTCAGCACGCTGATGACGGCCGCGCCGCCCGCCTCGTAGTCCGCGGCGAGGCCGGCCGGGTCGGCGATCGCGGCGAGCGCGCCCTTGGACGGGCTGGAGCGCTTGACCTCGCAGATCACCTTGACGCTGTCGCCCTTGAGGGCGGCGACGCCGTCCTTGGCCTGGGGCGCCTTGGCGGCCCGCTCCTTGAGCTCGTCGAGGGTGACGCGTGCCTGCCGCTCCGCGAGGTCGGCACGGACTCCGTCGATGATCTCGTCGAGCACACTCACGCGAGCGGCCCCCCTTCTGGACGGGGATGGAGCTTGTGGTCGGTGCCGGTGTCGCGGGCGAGCCGCTTCACCTGCACTTGTGATGGTATCCGGCCGGGGCCGAGGTCTCGCATCCGGTTGACGCATCAGTCCACCGACTGGACGTTCACCGGGCTCCCGGAAGGCCCGTCGCGCCACGCGTCAGGGGGCGAGCGGCGCTCCGAAGGGCAGGTTCCGGACGATCGTGAAGGCCAGTGCCAGCCCGGCCAGCGCCCAGCCGTGCGCGGCGCGCAGCCGGAGCTCCGGGGCGGGGCGTCCGCGGGCGGACCGCAGCAGCCACCGCGTCCAGTGGACCGCGAACGCGAGATACCCGGCGAACGCGAGGGCATTGGCGCCGAGCGCGGCGACCGGGTCAGCGTGGGCGAGGGCGTGGGCGCCGCGCAGCCCGCCGCAGCCGGGGCACAGCACGCCGGTGTGCCGCAGCAGCGGGCAGGCCGGGTAGTGGCCCGGCTCCCCGGGTCCACCGCGCCGACGAACGCGAAGGCCGCGGCCACCGCGGCGAGCGCGCCCAGCGGCGCGGCCAGCCGGCGTGCGGCGGGTGCGGGTCTCGCGGTCACACCGCCAGCCTGCACCCGGATACGTCCTCGGGCCCGCCGGAGCTACGCCGTACGGACCCTGGCCGCGCCGTGTCCGGGGGCCGGAGCGCCGGTCAGGTCAGCTGCTGCTGGCTCTGCGGCTGCTGGATCGTGCGCTTCTGCGGCTGGCCCATACCCATCGAGCGCATCACCATGCCCACCACGCCGCCGAGGGCGACGACCACGAGTCCCGCCCAGAAGCCGACCGGGTTGGCCAGCACGGTGAACGCACCGGAGACGCAGAAGCCGATGAAGGCGATGATCACGCCGGTCCAGGCCGCCGGGGTGTGACCGTGGTTGTTACCCGCCATGTGTACTCCTCGTTGCTCTACTGCTCCCTGGGACGTGCGTCCGGGAGGTCCCCCGGGTACCGGTTCCGGGGCGTGGGGCGCGGGGGATACGCTCCGTGCCCATTCTCCACCGACGCGTCGTCAATCCTTCCGCGGGGGTCCGGTCACGGGGTGCGTGTCCGGTCAGCCGTCGGCGGGTGCCCGGCCGCCGTCCTGTCCGGTCGGGTCCTCGCCCCGGTCCAGGGCCTTCCACAGCTCCTCGGGGCGGTCCGGGTCGGGGGCCGGGCGGGTGCGCCGGGCGCGGCCGCGGGCCGGGGCGCCGTCCGGGCCCGTGCGCTCGTACCGCCCGGACATGGCGGGCCAGTGGCGGCCGTAGCCCAGTGCGAGCACGCCGGCGAGCAGCAACAGCGCGCCGCCCGCCAGGGCCACCCACGGCCAGGCCGTGTGCGCCACGTCGTGGATGGTGCCGTCCGCCAGGCCGGTGGCCTTGGACGCCTTCTCCTCCAGCGCCGCGGTGTCGGAGGCGCCCACCAGCGAGCTGGCGACGATCCCCGCTCCGCAGAGCGCGAGGAGCGCGGAGACCAGGGCACGGCCGGTGCGGCGCACCGCGAAGACGGCGACGAGCGCGGCGAGTCCGACGACCGCGAGCGCACCGGGCAGCCCGGTGACGTCCTCGCCGTCGGCGTGCTGCGGGAGCGTGCCCTGGGCAACGGCCGCGGTGCCCTCGGCCCAGGTGCGGCTGGTGGCCAGGAGGACCAGCGCGGCTCCGGCCGCGCCCGACAGCAGGGCGACGGCGAGGCTGCGTCGTCCGCCGCGCTCGGCCTTGGCGGCGGCGGGCCCGCGTTGGGCCTGGGGCTGGGGTACGGCTGCTGCACTCACGCGTACCACTATCCCTCACGGGTCCGACAGTGCCGACCCTGGGGCTCGGCCCCTCAGCATCCCCCAGCTAACGCTGGGAGGTGCCCCCAAGGCGGTTGGCGGTGTGGACG
Coding sequences within it:
- the trpM gene encoding tryptophan biosynthesis modulator TrpM — translated: MARGCRPRGCRAPARRVRGRRVRYHIGCEPGQVNGRRWRGTAAH
- the lgt gene encoding prolipoprotein diacylglyceryl transferase; amino-acid sequence: MDLAYIPSPSTGVIDLGPIPLRGYAFCIIIGVFVAVWLGGRRWVARGGQAGTVADIAVWAVPFGLIGGRLYHVITDYELYFGEGRDWVDAFKIWEGGLGIWGAIALGALGAWIGCRRRGIPLPAYADAIAPGIAFAQAIGRWGNWFNQELYGKATDVPWALKIDADPDAGVVGGTYHPTFLYESLWCVGVALLVIWADRRFKLGHGRAFALYVAAYTVGRFWVEYLRVDDAHHVLGMRLNNWTSIVVFLAAVAYMVISARRAPGRETVVEPVAADADVAVEAVDSADRDPVTKGSPEPAHDDAAEAAPDDAAADGGKADDTEAPEPTKKP
- a CDS encoding thioredoxin domain-containing protein, with translation MSQRNGDGRDSARARMRAQRRQDEARDRRRRQLMVALIAVAVLGLAAGIGVLVAGGDGGDGNGGPVTAPSAAVGKDDLVIQTGRANAPATLTVYEDFRCPACKQFEGGLGRTIRDLEGKGRMKTDYHLVTIIDGNLGGSGSLNAANAAACAQDAGKYAPYHDVLFTNQPEETDDAYGKKDRLIELARQVKGLDTATFRRCVDGGTHDGWVRKSAKEFAGSGFTGTPTVLLDGKKVYGDPKNPLTPDRLGQLVDEAQR
- a CDS encoding HGxxPAAW family protein, with translation MAGNNHGHTPAAWTGVIIAFIGFCVSGAFTVLANPVGFWAGLVVVALGGVVGMVMRSMGMGQPQKRTIQQPQSQQQLT
- a CDS encoding TIGR02234 family membrane protein, producing the protein MSAAAVPQPQAQRGPAAAKAERGGRRSLAVALLSGAAGAALVLLATSRTWAEGTAAVAQGTLPQHADGEDVTGLPGALAVVGLAALVAVFAVRRTGRALVSALLALCGAGIVASSLVGASDTAALEEKASKATGLADGTIHDVAHTAWPWVALAGGALLLLAGVLALGYGRHWPAMSGRYERTGPDGAPARGRARRTRPAPDPDRPEELWKALDRGEDPTGQDGGRAPADG
- the trpC gene encoding indole-3-glycerol phosphate synthase TrpC, with protein sequence MSVLDEIIDGVRADLAERQARVTLDELKERAAKAPQAKDGVAALKGDSVKVICEVKRSSPSKGALAAIADPAGLAADYEAGGAAVISVLTEQRRFGGSLADLEAVRAKVDIPVLRKDFIVTSYQLWEARAYGADLALLIVAALDQEALVSLIERAESIGLTPLVEVHDEEEVERAVDAGAKIIGVNARNLKTLEVDRNTFAQVAPEIPDHIVKVAESGVRGPHDLIAYANEGADAVLVGESLVTGRDPKGAVSDLVAAGAHPALRHGRN
- the trpA gene encoding tryptophan synthase subunit alpha; this translates as MSGNIALLNDALATAKSEGRAALVGYLPAGFPTVDDGVRAISAMVEGGCDIVEVGLPHSDPVLDGPIIQTADDIALRGGLKIVDVIRTVREVHAATGAPVLCMTYWNPVDRYGPERFAADLAAAGGAGCILPDLPVEEAEVWLKAAERHGLATVFVVAPSSRDERLAKITAAGSGFVYAASLMGVTGTRESVGKEAQDLVRRTRGTTELPVCVGLGVSNATQAAEVAGFADGVIVGSAFVKRLLDAPDVETGLVRVRTLAGELAAGVRGRPSS